A single Magnetospirillum sp. 15-1 DNA region contains:
- the queE gene encoding 7-carboxy-7-deazaguanine synthase, which translates to MSYTVREIFHTLQGEGVQAGRPAVFLRFAGCNLWSGREADRAAAACRFCDTDFVGGDRYADAGTLADAVLAAGGDTRYVVVTGGEPGLQLDTALIHALHARGFRIAIETNGTVDLPAGIDWVCVSPKAGTRLKVIRGDELKLVFPQAGAVPEDFEHLDFAHFLLQPMDGPDRDANTRAAIERCLTRPRWRLSLQTHKLLGIP; encoded by the coding sequence ATGTCCTACACCGTCCGCGAAATCTTCCACACGCTGCAGGGTGAAGGCGTACAGGCGGGCCGCCCGGCGGTGTTCCTGCGCTTCGCCGGCTGCAATCTGTGGAGCGGGCGCGAGGCCGACCGTGCCGCCGCCGCCTGCCGCTTCTGCGACACGGATTTCGTCGGTGGCGACAGGTATGCCGACGCCGGAACCCTGGCCGACGCGGTGCTGGCGGCCGGCGGCGATACCCGCTACGTGGTGGTGACCGGCGGCGAGCCGGGGCTGCAACTGGACACAGCGCTGATCCACGCCCTGCACGCCCGCGGCTTCCGGATCGCCATCGAGACCAACGGCACCGTGGACCTGCCCGCCGGCATCGACTGGGTCTGCGTCAGCCCCAAGGCCGGCACCCGGCTCAAGGTGATCCGGGGCGACGAGTTGAAGCTGGTGTTCCCGCAGGCCGGCGCGGTGCCCGAGGATTTCGAGCATCTGGACTTCGCCCATTTCCTGCTGCAGCCCATGGACGGGCCGGACAGGGACGCCAATACCAGGGCGGCCATCGAGCGATGCTTGACTCGGCCCCGCTGGCGGCTCAGCTTGCAGACCCACAAATTGCTGGGAATTCCCTGA
- a CDS encoding 6-carboxytetrahydropterin synthase translates to MSTFRVRRRIEIDAGHRIMTHGSKCRNLHGHRYVVEVECEASHLHPSGEQTDMVVDFGFLKDEMMRLIDAACDHGFIAASADAELLALFAPDGAGETWVQAIRDRVAAEGAALTTETRMGTKLYVVPFQPTAECLAKHWFEVLVAPVRKRSDATARLVAVRVWETPNCMAEYAPA, encoded by the coding sequence ATGTCCACCTTCCGCGTCCGCCGCCGCATCGAAATCGACGCCGGCCACCGCATCATGACCCACGGTTCCAAGTGCCGGAACCTGCACGGCCACCGCTACGTGGTCGAGGTGGAGTGCGAAGCCTCCCATCTGCACCCCAGCGGCGAGCAGACCGACATGGTGGTGGATTTCGGCTTCCTCAAGGACGAGATGATGCGGCTGATCGACGCGGCCTGCGATCACGGCTTCATCGCCGCCTCGGCCGATGCCGAATTGCTGGCGCTGTTCGCGCCCGATGGCGCCGGCGAGACCTGGGTACAGGCCATCCGCGACCGGGTAGCCGCCGAAGGCGCCGCATTGACCACCGAGACCCGCATGGGCACCAAGCTCTACGTGGTGCCGTTCCAGCCCACCGCCGAATGCCTGGCCAAGCACTGGTTCGAGGTGCTGGTGGCGCCGGTGCGCAAGCGCTCCGACGCCACCGCCCGTCTGGTGGCGGTGCGAGTGTGGGAAACCCCCAACTGCATGGCCGAGTACGCCCCGGCCTGA
- a CDS encoding GH1 family beta-glucosidase, with protein MTIAKAADAAPQGGRQFPKDFFWGASTAAYQIEGAYDTDGRGMTIWDKFTADGKIMDGSSAKVACDHYHRYPEDIALMKAAGFSAYRFSLAWPRIIPAGTGAINAKGLDFYDRLVDKILQAGIKPMACLYHWDLPQPLEDKGGWQGREIVGPFAEYARVATKRLGDRVKDWYMLNEPNVVAIIGYGIGEHAPGYHLGEDGILKALHHQNLAQGTALRAIRAEHSDATLGTVINLQPCRSQDDDPKNRAAAIRWDAVWNRVPLDGVMRGAIPDVLADKMAHIVKPGDLETIKFPIDMLGINYYSRMTMKHEEGHPFDVFWGDAHCDRWTAMAWPVQPDGLYDLLREFKELYGNPAVFIAENGAAYDDVVSPDGQVHDAERVAFIRDHVAEVARAVKDGCNVKGYLVWSLLDNFEWAYGLSKRFGIVRVDYETLKRIPKDSYKWFAEVIRTGRVG; from the coding sequence ATGACCATCGCCAAAGCCGCCGATGCCGCCCCCCAGGGTGGCCGCCAGTTCCCCAAGGATTTCTTCTGGGGGGCGTCGACCGCCGCCTACCAGATCGAGGGCGCCTACGATACCGACGGGCGCGGCATGACCATCTGGGACAAGTTCACCGCCGACGGCAAGATCATGGACGGGTCCAGCGCCAAGGTGGCCTGCGACCACTATCACCGCTACCCCGAGGATATCGCCCTGATGAAGGCGGCGGGCTTTTCCGCCTACCGCTTCTCGCTGGCCTGGCCGCGCATCATCCCGGCCGGCACCGGCGCCATCAACGCCAAGGGTCTCGATTTCTACGACCGGCTGGTGGACAAGATCCTGCAAGCCGGCATCAAGCCCATGGCCTGCCTCTACCACTGGGACCTGCCCCAGCCCTTGGAGGATAAGGGCGGCTGGCAGGGCCGCGAGATCGTCGGCCCCTTCGCCGAATACGCCCGCGTCGCCACCAAGCGCCTGGGGGACCGGGTCAAGGACTGGTACATGCTGAACGAGCCGAACGTGGTGGCCATCATCGGCTACGGCATCGGCGAGCACGCGCCGGGCTATCACCTGGGCGAGGACGGTATCTTGAAGGCGCTGCACCACCAGAATCTGGCCCAGGGCACCGCCTTGCGCGCCATCCGGGCCGAGCATTCCGACGCCACGCTGGGCACGGTGATCAACCTGCAGCCCTGCCGCTCCCAGGACGACGACCCCAAGAACCGCGCCGCCGCCATCCGCTGGGACGCGGTGTGGAACCGGGTGCCACTGGACGGCGTCATGCGCGGCGCCATCCCCGACGTCCTGGCCGACAAGATGGCCCACATCGTCAAGCCGGGCGATCTGGAGACCATCAAGTTCCCCATCGACATGCTGGGCATCAACTACTACTCGCGCATGACCATGAAGCACGAGGAGGGCCATCCCTTCGACGTGTTCTGGGGCGATGCCCATTGCGACCGCTGGACCGCCATGGCCTGGCCGGTGCAGCCCGACGGGCTCTACGATCTGCTGCGCGAGTTCAAGGAGTTGTACGGCAATCCGGCGGTGTTCATCGCCGAGAACGGCGCCGCCTATGACGACGTGGTCAGCCCCGACGGGCAGGTCCACGACGCCGAGCGTGTCGCCTTCATCCGGGACCATGTGGCCGAGGTGGCCCGCGCCGTCAAGGACGGCTGCAACGTCAAGGGCTACCTCGTGTGGTCGCTGCTGGACAATTTCGAGTGGGCCTACGGCCTGTCCAAGCGCTTCGGCATCGTGCGGGTGGATTACGAGACGCTGAAGCGCATCCCTAAGGACAGCTACAAGTGGTTCGCCGAGGTGATCAGGACCGGCCGGGTGGGGTAG
- a CDS encoding acylphosphatase, producing the protein MTGEVTVRVLIEGRVQGVWFRGWAVEQAHARKLSGWVRNLVDGRVEALFHGPSHIVRDMVEACHRGPPAALVTRVETEGSSELPPTGFHQRPTA; encoded by the coding sequence ATGACAGGCGAGGTCACCGTTCGCGTCCTGATCGAAGGCCGGGTCCAGGGAGTCTGGTTCCGCGGCTGGGCGGTCGAGCAGGCCCATGCCCGCAAGCTGTCGGGCTGGGTCCGCAATCTGGTGGACGGCAGGGTCGAGGCCCTGTTCCACGGCCCCTCCCACATCGTCCGCGACATGGTCGAAGCCTGCCACCGGGGGCCGCCCGCCGCCCTGGTCACACGGGTGGAGACCGAAGGCTCGTCCGAGCTGCCTCCCACCGGTTTCCACCAGCGCCCCACCGCCTGA
- a CDS encoding rhodanese-like domain-containing protein, translating to MTLIKTHRQLIDEANALITTIPTAEAIALHGRDDVVFVDIRDVRELEREGMIPGAFHAPRGMLEFWVDPTSPYYKEVFGQAKRFVFYCQSAWRSALATRAVQDMGLAPVAHVEGGFKGWKDAGGPVGPKPEHKKG from the coding sequence ATGACCCTGATCAAGACCCATCGGCAGTTGATCGACGAGGCCAATGCCCTGATCACCACCATCCCCACCGCCGAGGCCATCGCACTGCACGGCCGGGACGACGTGGTGTTCGTGGATATCCGCGACGTGCGCGAGCTGGAGCGCGAAGGAATGATCCCCGGCGCCTTCCACGCGCCGCGCGGCATGCTGGAATTCTGGGTCGACCCCACCAGCCCCTATTACAAGGAGGTGTTCGGCCAGGCCAAGCGCTTCGTCTTCTACTGCCAGTCGGCGTGGCGCTCGGCGCTGGCCACCAGGGCGGTGCAGGATATGGGCCTTGCCCCGGTCGCCCATGTGGAGGGCGGCTTCAAGGGCTGGAAGGACGCGGGCGGGCCGGTCGGCCCCAAGCCCGAGCACAAGAAGGGCTAG